The following proteins come from a genomic window of Solea solea chromosome 3, fSolSol10.1, whole genome shotgun sequence:
- the st8sia1 gene encoding alpha-N-acetylneuraminide alpha-2,8-sialyltransferase, producing the protein MLGRCYRSKLSVWAGLCVLVLCWFYIFPVYRLPSDKEIVEEVLRQRGVWHKNQTGIDLYRKLLSDCCNPRRMFAVTKENSPLGKVLWYDGEFYYSHTVNNETYPLFVQGNPLQFPLKKCAVVGNSGILRRSKCGRHIDQADFIMRCNLPPLSKDYVEDVGNKTHLVTANPSIIEKRFQNLLWSRKAFVDSMKVYGPSYIYMPAFSMKPCTDLSLRAHYALGDSASNLTMLFANPEFLSSVSKFWKARNVHARRLSTGLYLISLALGLCEEVTAYGFWPFSVGLDEQPVSHHYYDNILPYKWFHAMPEEFVQLWQLHKSGTLRMRVGQCPP; encoded by the exons atgCTGGGGCGATGCTACCGGAGCAAACTGTCCGTGTGGGCCGGCCTGTGCGTGCTGGTGCTCTGCTGGTTCTACATTTTCCCCGTCTACAGACTCCCGAGCGACAAAGAGATCGTGGAGGAGGTGCTGAGGCAGCGAGGAGTGTGGCACAAGAACCAGACTGGCATCGATCTGTACAG GAAGCTGCTGAGCGACTGCTGCAATCCGCGCAGGATGTTCGCCGTCACCAAGGAGAACTCGCCGCTCGGCAAAGTCCTGTGGTACGACGGCGAGTTCTACTACTCGCACACCGTCAACAACGAGACGTACCCGCTCTTCGTGCAG ggcAACCCTCTGCAGTTCCCTCTGAAGAAGTGTGCGGTGGTGGGCAACAGTGGCATCCTGCGACGCAGCAAGTGCGGTCGCCACATCGACCAGGCCGACTTCATTATGAG aTGTAACCTTCCGCCGCTGTCCAAGGATTACGTGGAGGATGTGGGAAACAAGACACATCTGGTTACGGCCAACCCCAGTATTATAGagaaaag ATTCCAGAACCTTCTGTGGTCCAGAAAAGCCTTTGTGGACAGCATGAAGGTCTACGGCCCGAGCTACATCTACATGCCGGCGTTCTCCATGAAGCCGTGCACCGACCTGTCGCTGCGGGCGCACTACGCCCTGGGGGACTCCGCCTCCAACCTCACCATGCTCTTCGCCAACCCCGAGTTCCTGAGCTCGGTGAGCAAGTTCTGGAAGGCGCGCAACGTGCACGCCCGCCGCCTCTCCACGGGCCTCTACCTGATCAGCCTGGCGCTGGGCCTGTGCGAGGAAGTCACGGCCTACGGCTTCTGGCCGTTCTCCGTGGGCCTGGACGAGCAGCCGGTCAGCCACCACTACTACGACAACATCCTGCCCTACAAGTGGTTCCACGCCATGCCCGAGGAGTTTGTGCAGCTGTGGCAGCTGCACAAGAGCGGCACGCTGCGCATGAGGGTGGGACAGTGCCCCCCGTAG